AAATTACACAAGCCTTTTGCCTATGCCATCcaatttttaaattgagatggGCCAATTTTCAGAGGTGTACCTTTCAATTTGTAGACAAGAGTATGTATATGTCCCGCATACTCAGGCCTTTGTCTATTTTATGTTCAATAAAGTTttgtttattgataaaaaaaaaattgtagacaAGAGTAGTTTATAAATGTTGTTTTGCATGTATGTAATTGTTGAATAAAACTTGTTTTGCTTGACAGGAGGATGaaaggagaagagaagagagagaagagagaaagcgCAAATACAATGTTAAATGGAATGATGAGGTATGATCTTTTAACTTGCCATGGTTGAACTGGCACCACCATTGAGTGCTGAAATTAGAATTAGAAGCAACTGCTAGATTGATTGAGTGGTTCTCTTAATGGATTTTCTCACCATGATCCTTTTGATCAATTTTAGGTTACTCCCGAGGACATGGATGCATACAGGATGAAGAAAGTGCATCAGATGATCCAATGAGGGACTTCTTACACTAGGTTTAGAAATGTGGTGATGCTTCTTTGTTACGAGCCTGGATTATAATGCCAGTTTCACCAGCCGTCTTCCACAGTTTTGGCGTAACATACTTGTATAGAGCCTTCATCTTTGATATACATAgttttgtgattttctttatgagtaatgctatacatcACACCATCATCTTACTTGCATCttactatatatgatgtggtGTATTTATCAcaatttgatgataaagaagcgtgcaataaatgatcatttaatagtcgtaaatgtgtcacatcttactaAGTGGAATGCAAGTGGGATGATAGTATGTGGTgaatagaattttcctttctttctggAAGCCCCATTTGGATTTCCTTGTTATTGTACAAATGGGTTTGTTCTATGAAATCACCATAGGTGTGGTCGTGTGGATGAATACTGACAAGAATGTCTTGTTCTTTTGAGCattcatttgttttgttttactcGAAGTTCAAACCCCATGTAGAGAATATTTGCAGCTTGTAAATTAAGCCCATCCCTTCTAAGATTCGGTTGTATTACTACCTTCTGCTGGATTACTAGCTAACAGTGAAAACAATGTGTTGATCTGATGTTTTTCGACCCACACCGATCTAAAATGTTAGGGAAAACCGAAAACTGACCCCGTGGGTCATTTTCCACCCTTACTGTACAGACTtacaaaatgtcaaaaaaaaaaaaaaaaagggagggggggggggggggcattgAACTCTTCTACTTCAAGATGAATAATATAACTAGGGTTTTGCTTTCTTGGCCCTTCATATGCATGTTtcggttttgtttttttctttaaactaCAGCCACGTCATGACTTGGGGTGCGCAAGTCATGTAGACTGTACGTAGAAGAACGGTTAGTGATAAACTTATAAGTACTACTCCATGCATTCGATTGGCAGTCAACTTTCTTGCTTTTTGGTATGCACGACATCAATCACTTGTATAGGGGTTCTGAGCTTCTGCCTCTCTTCCTGGTGGCGGTTGAGAGGGGTATCAAATAAATTGTTCCAATCAGACTTGAGAAAGAACAAATTAAAGTATgtatttgcatataattggttGCTTTCCGAAGTCTTCTCACAATTTTACATAGGTTCCtgacatttttctttttgaatcaCAACAATGGCAGAAGGAGAAACAGAAAGAGAAAATGATACGGGATGCAAACGAAATAAAGAACACCTATGCCTTGAAAGATCGCCAAACTATTTATAGACAAAAGACGTCCAATATACACTATTTACAGTCTATACAGAAGTTACACCTACTTTTCCCTCTTCTCTCAGCGTTCCCCAGACCTTCgtttatttcattcttgtttaaaaggaaaagaaaagaaaaatgaagatcgTAGAGTCAGAAATACAAAAGGAAGTGAAGTCTGGCTCAATTAATTACCAGTTGTACGAgtgtattcatatatatagatgagTACAGAGTAATTTAAATTACATTATCTAGATAGATACAagtattcaaatatttaaacatcTACTAACAGAATACtaacaaaatacaaaagaaatctGCAGTGATTCACTAGATAACTACAGCAACAACTAGGTAACAGCTGTAACAGATTCATCTTGATCAGATGTTGATTTATCGGAGCTAATATATCTAACATCCCCCTTCAAGGTGATGGGAAGATCTTGAACCATCAGCTTGTCACGAAGGAGCAAAAATCTGGCCGAAGTTAGaccttttgtaaaaatgtcTGAAGGTTGAGCTGCTGTCGAGATGTAACCTGCTTGTATGTCTTTATTAAATATCTTCTCCCTGATAAAATGATAATCTACCTCTATATGTTTTGTACGGGCATGAAATACTGGATTAGAAGATAGAGCCAAAGCACCAAGATTATCTACCCATAGGCAGGGAGCACTAGATAGTGGTATGTGCAGCTCTTGAAAGAGCATGCGAAGCCAATAGAGTTCAGCCACAGTGAATGCCATAGACCTATATTCCGCTTCTGTGCTTGATCTAGCTACAACAGGTTGCTTCTTGGCTGACCAAGAAATAAGGCAGGGACCAAGATATATACAATAGCCAGATGTGGACTTCCTGTCATCAGGAGACCCTGCCCAATCAGAATCACAAAAACCATTAAGTTGCAATGAGCCCTTGCTGAAGTTTAGACCAAACTATAAGGTGCCCTTTAGATATCTCAACACTCTCTTAGCTGCTACTAGATGATCAGTGGTTGGGCAGTGTAAGAATTGACATAGTTGGTTCACACTGAAGGATAAGTCAGGTCTAGTAAGTGTGAGATACTGTAAAGCTCCCACCAAAGTTCTATATTCAGTAGGATCATTGAGTGGATCCCCTGAAAATCTGGAAAGTTTTGAACCTGATGTGCAAGGTGTGGAAGCTGGTTTAGCACCAGCCATCCTTGTGCGATTCAATAGATCAGTAGCATACTTTCCTTGACTGAGATGGAGACCTTCTGATGTTTTTGTAACCTGAATTCCCAGAAAATAAGAGAGGGGACCAAGGTCTTTGACCGCAAACTCAGCACTAAGGTGAGTAATAAGATGGTCAATGGAAGAAGAGGAATTACTGGCAACTattatgtcatcaacataaataagCACATAAACAGAAATGTCATTCAAATGGAATGTAAAAAGAGATGTATCAACTGTGGAGCCATTGAACCCGAGAGCAAGTAAGGCTTGTGACAGTCTCAaaaaccaagctctaggagcttgtttgagtccatagaTGGACTTATGTAATCTGCACACATGATCAGAGAGAGGAGGATCCTCAAACCCTTTAGGTTGTTCCATGTAAACCTCTTCTTCAAGAAAaccatgtaaaaaggcattaGAGATGTCAAGTTGTTTGATAAACCAGTCATGATGAACAGCTAATGCTAGTACCAATCTAATTGTGGCTGGTTTAATAACAGGGCtaaatgtctcattaaagtccACCCCATCAATTTGATCAAATCCTTTAGCCACTAATCTGGCCTTGTAACGATCAATACTACCATCTGATTTTTGTTTGAGCTTGAACACCCACTTATTCCTGACAAACTTCTTATGGCAAGGTCGTGGACATAAAGTCCAAGTTTTGTTGGCTATGAGGGCATTGTATTCAGCCTGCATAGCATCAAGCCAATGCTGGTTCTTCACTGCTTCCCTATAGGTTTGGGGTTCAGAAGGTAAAGTGATGGTAGAGAGAGCTTGAAGAGGATATTTGGTGGAGAAGTAGAGATGGTAGTCTGGAAATTGTTTAGGTTTGGAGGAGTTGGTCATGGATCGTGTAATGATTTGAGTAGGGGAGGAGGTAGGCAGATTTATGGTGGTGAGAGGAGTGGAATTAGGTGAAGGAAGTTGGCGCTCAGGTGAGGATGAAACAGGTGGGGTTGCAGAGATAAGATCAGTATGAAGATCAAGTGGAGAAGGAGCAGGTTGTGTTTCTGAGATGGAAGCATTAAGTGGAGCAGGGGGGCTTGTGTCATTGAGAAAACTAGGCTCAGGTGTGACAAATGAGGATGATGCATCAAGGGAAGAGGTTGGGACAGTGAATGTAGGAGGTGTAATAAtaggaaaagaagaaactaaATTAGGAGGCAAGGAATTAGAGGAAGAACCTGATTGTGAGGCACTGACAGATGAGGGAAAAATATCCTGCAAGGGTGAGGAAGCAGCAGCTGGAGCCCTTGTATCAGAAGCAGGAAAATTCAATTCATCAAAGATGACATGTCTGGAGATGTAGACTTTCTGAGACTTTAAATCCAAGCATCGATATCCCTTTTGATTTGAACTATACCCGAGAAAAACACACTTGGTGCTTCTAAAAGCTAATTTGTGGGTTTTATAAGGTCTAAGCAAAGGGTAACATGCACAACCAAATGTCTTTAGGAATGAGTAATCTGGTGGTTTGTTAAATAAGGTGAAGAATGGTGACTGGTTGTTAAGAACAGGTGTAGGAAGCCTATTGATGACATATATGGCAGTGAGAAAAGCATCAACCCAATAACATGATGGAAGATGGGACTGAGCTAAGAGTGATAAACCTGTGTCAGTAATATGCCTATGTTTTCTCTCGGAAATTCCATTTTGCTCAGAAGTATGAGGACAAGTGAGCTTATGTAAAATTCTATTGGTAGAGAGGAAATTTTTGAAATCAGTGGAGATGTATTCTCCACCATTATCAGTcatgatttgtttgatttttccAGAGAATTGAGTTTCAACTAGTTGTTTAAACTTAAGAAAACAGGAGAATACATCAGATTTGAATTGCAAAGGAAACAACCATGTAAATCtggaaaaatcatcaataaatataacatagaGTTTACATCCACTGATAGAAGCAACTGGGGAGATCCAAACATCTGAGTGTATTAACTCAAGAGGATGTGTGGATCTGTTATTGGACTCAGGAAAAGGTAGTTTGTGACTTTTAGCAATTTGACAGGACTCACAAAGATTATTCTGTTTGATAGAACCAGAAATAGGAAGCAAAGCTTCTCGAATGACCCTAGCAACTGTGGACTCAGAGGCATGAGCTAATGTGGAATGCCAAATATTGATTGGAGCTTTGACACCTTCTAAAGCAGTGAAAGAGGAAATGTGAGCAGCTTTAGGATTAGATTTCTTGAGTTTCAGCTGCTTGAGATACATGGGATACAGTCCAGCTTCACTCTGCCCTTGAAGAAGTGTTTCCTTGGTCTGTAAGTCCTTCACAAAGAAATGAGATGATGTGAGCACAAAGTAATAGTTATTGTCATTGCAAAAATTTCTAGATGGATAAAAGATTAGAAGATGCATTAGGGCAATGTAAGATATTGTGtaaaagaaatttgtttttggagTTAAGAAACATAGAAGAACCAGTGTTGGTGATGTGCAGACCTCCTCCATTGCCCACTGTGACCTGATCATTGCCCTGATAGGGCTGTTGGTGCAGGGTCAAGTTGTCCAATTCAGCAGTAATGTGATTGTTGGCACCACTGTCAAGATACCAAGGCTGTTCAACTTCTTGTGTGCCATGAGTGTGGGCTGCCATAGCTGCCAACTGAGCTGGTGGATGTCGACCTTGATAAGTAAAATCCATCCTGTGATAGCAATCAAGGGCTTGGTGGTTATGTTTGCCACAGATTTGGCATGGTGGGAATTTGTTGGAGGTGAAGGGGCTGCTGGATGATTGTAGCTTAAGGGAGGAGTTGCTAGTGTTTGAATTGGCAGAAGGTCGATTATAGTTGAAAGGCTTGCCTTGCTGGGTGGGGTATTTGGGTTTCTTGCCATGGTTAAACTTTGGTTTGTTTGTGAAGAAAGCAAACTAAGTGCCATCACTGTGAAGGGTCTTGTTTTGAGATTCAAGTAATTGCTCATAATTGAGCAATTCAGTTTGAAAATCATCAAATGAAATTGGTTTGTCTCGGGTGGCAAAATGAAGAGATGTGATGAAAGGATTATAAATGGAATTAAGACCCCCGATGACATAGGAGATCAAGTCTTCCTCATCAACAGGTTTACCTGCTGCTATGAGCTGATCAGACCAGTTTTTGGCAAGGATCAAGTAATCAGAGCAGGTTTTAGTGCCCTGTTGCAATGTTTGAAGCTGTCTTTTGAGGTGGGAAATGCGAGATCTGGACTGAGGAGCAAATCTGCTAGCCAATGTATTCCAGACCAGTTTGGATGTTGTCAATCCATAGACTGTGGAGAGGATCTTCTCACTGAGAGTGGCATTTAACCAGGCCAAAATAAATTGATCTTTCTTCTGCCAAATCAAGTAATCTGGGTTGAGATCAGAAGTAGATTTCCCAGTGGAATCAAGAAGATATTGAGATGGACAGATTTCTGACCCATCAACAATGCTTAGTAAGTCATGGCTTCTAAGCACAGGAATGAATTGGGTAGTCCAATTTAGATAATTGGTTCCATCTAGTTTGACAGAAACCAAAGAGGTAATGTTTGGGATAACAAAAGAGGAATTGGATGAGGCTATATAGGATCGAGTTGCGTGAGCAATttaatgctctgataccaagtcAGAAATACAAAAGGAAGTGAAGTCTGGCTCAATTAATTACCAGTTGTACGAgtgtattcatatatatagatgagTACAGAGTAATTTAAATTACATTATCTAGATAGATACAagtattcaaatatttaaacatcTACTAACAGAATACtaacaaaatacaaaagaaatctGCAGTGATTCACTAGATAACTACAACAACAACTAAGTAACAGCTGTAACAGATTCATCTTGATCAGATGCTGATTTATCGGAGCTAATATATCTAACACGTAGGAGGCAAGCAGTCGCTACGAAACGCGTGCGAACATCTCCTGAACCTCCATCTCAGCCCTGAATCTTGCAATGAATTCCTCTGCTCTTTCATCTACGCCGCGCAGCAGAGGCGAGGCCAACACCAGTGACTCCCACATATCATCTCCCGATATAGCTTTCTCGGTCAATCTGCCACCTTGCTGCTGCTGCAGTACTACAGCTGGCTGATCAAGGTGCTTCATGTTCTTTGCGCTCGGCTGACAACTTGTTTGCAGTGGCTTGACATATTGCACCAGCTCAGCCCCGGGCTCTATGAAGAGTTTATCGACATATACAAGCTGTGCAGTACTTCTCTTCTCGAAGACGCGTACTTGTCGATGGTGGCGAAGATGATCAACGTGGTGTGCATGGACAAGCCGTTTTTTACGTTCGAAGCGTTTCTCAGAAAGCAGAGAAGGCCAGACGCCACAGCGGGGCAAGGCGGTTGTTTTCTTGAGCCTGTTTTGGGGTTTCTTGATCATGACTTTTGACCGCTGGAGCTTGTGCAGTTTGCTTTGGAGTTTAGAGGTGAAGCTTTTCCATATCTTTGTAGCAGGGGGAAGCTTGACACTCAGCCAAGACATGCCAGAAGTGTGATAACTTGTGATGATCTGAGAGAGTGAAAGGGAAAAATGCTGGCAAATTTGAAGCTTGGGTGTGATAATTAATTTGATGATTTATAATGTACGTACGTGGGTGCAAATTTGTACAGTGGCTTAGTTCTTACGCGAAGTATATATTTGGCTGAACAAAGAAcaattagctagctaggcaaaaagtagtagtagtagtagtggtATGTACGGACTTTGCTTATTTATTAAGCTTGTTGACTTTGCTTATTTATTAAGCttgttatttataatttgattCATCTATTAGTGGGTTGGTACGTAATTATTCATGATCTGACGTCCATACATGCATTAGTGCGCCTAATCCTTATCTCTTCCTACAAGGCTACAATTATAATTTTCCATGCTAAGCTAGCTATATTTTCAACACATGCCGGCCTGCAGCCCTTCTAACAATTTTGAGAATTAATGTAGGAAGAATATTAATGGACTAGATCATCgggaatattatatatatatatatatatatatgagataatCATCAAATAAATGGCTGTGGATATATAGATCAGTGCGAGTATAAATGTATAAGTTTGTAAAAATGATCAATAAGTAAAAAGtattaagaaaaatgactttttacaTTACTTaaatttgttgtaaaaaatataaacctTGTCGCTAATAAATAATCGTAAccgttttgtattttttgcaaTGAATTTAAGTTACGtaaaaaactgtttttcttgtaatgatatatataaatacatactacTGCTCCATTGCCATATATAGTTATgaagtaatactacatacagtcgtggaattgtaaACGCCgtacaatcgctttgaaaaagagtagggtctacaattaaaaaattagttttttttttttcatgtgggtcccatattaattcatttttttcaaagcgactgcacgccacttgcacaaccacgactgcaaatatcatttctcataattaTGAACCGTACGTGgtttcttttctctattttttctattaattgcTCATGCTGGCCTTTCATTAATTTGGGGTGAAGAAATGAAAGGGATCATTACATTATACATATGCCATCCAGTAGTGCTAGCTTGCACGCAGGCCCGACAAAATTGGGATTCAATGCAGATTAATTTTgaagaatgcatgcatgctagcgCTCGTAGTACTACTGATCCCGATGATCTATTTTCCGAAATAAAATACATAGAACCTTTCCAGGCTAGGCCCTTATATATCCATATTGTTGATGCACCTTtttatggaatatatatatatatatattagtgacAGCAAAGAGAATTGCAAAGATTCTGGGGTTGCGTACGAGGTGAAAGTAGACAACGATGGATAATATTGGTGGGCTATTCCACTTGGCCGgggtactatataatataagaaaaaatttaattataagtataattgtgcataTCATGcactaatttaatatgattgatcaaaaattaaattttattgaaaataatactaatttaaattttgaatatgaagaaatcaatattaatacatagattaatacgtaactttacttgtacgtaataaaattcataatatatCTAACGAAAATTCACGTGCATAAAGTAGCTAGAGATCGATCCTTCCTATGGGCGCCCTACTATTCATTCCCCGTACGCCTTAAAACCATACGTACCCGTGCATCTGATGAAATCATTTTCTGAGATAATTGCCATAGCTAGTAGCTAGGGAGTGCTTAATTTCATATAAGGCCGCAGACATGACTACTACTTTTAAACGGAAAAGGAATGCAATTAAGAGCCAAAGCGTTAATAAGAAGACGTTAATATTTACATAAATGAtcgataaatatattaataatgagattaaaaataatatatatgatgttggtGTGATACATATATACCTTAAGATCAgatcttttaataaaaacttaatATAAATCTATGGGCCGGTTTAAatcaacatataatatattgttgcTGAAAAAGAaatcctattatatatattgctgaATACAAGGCTCCCTGTCTCAAAGCCCAATTTTACTGTCAATCAATTGGGCTTCTAGCCCAGCTCATGTAAGCTATTTCCCCTCCAAGTTGTATAACGTCCTGTCACTGTAACTTCCAATGCCATattctcttattattattatttttattactttttaatgtgatttttaattgagaaatgatatttgcagtcgtggttgtgcaagcggcgtgcagtcactttgaaaaaaatgaattaatatggaacctacatgaaaaaaaaaactaactttttaatcgtggacctcactctttttcaaagtgattgcgcAGCGTTTGTAATTTCACGACTATACGTAGCATTGCTCTTTCTATTTAAGTAGTTTTGCTGGCTGATATATGAAGAATAACCATGACAAATGTTCGGTGTCGGTTAAGAGTACTCTGCTGCAACACCACCTTTGCATGCATCACCACGTCTAAGAATCTTTCAAAAACCTAAGTTATATACCTAGTGCAAGGTGGCGCAAGTTCTTCCCAAACAAGGACACGACCTCCCTGCAAAACCAAACAGCCAGCCTTAACTGCCTGCCACCCGCCCCACCACCTTTTCACTAACATCCCAATCCTCCACGCCATAAATGGGGGCTCTAAGATCAGCTCCTTTTCACCATCCCCGCAATTTGCTTCTTTTAGCTATGGCTGCAAAGATTGTCCTGACACTAGTGCTCTCTCTGCTAGTTTATGCGGTTTCCGGGGCAAACCCCAATGCCTGCACAGGCTCAGCTCAGCAATGCCGGCTCCAGAGACTGAGGACCGTGGAGCCAACCCGTCGATTGGATTCGGAGGGTGGTCGGACTGAGCTGTGGGAGGAATCTGAGGAGGAGTTTCAATGTGCTGGAGTTGCTGCGTTCAGGCACACTATGCAACCTAACTCACTCTCTTTGCCTAACTTCCACCCTGCCCCTATGTTGGTTTACATTGAGCAAGGTTAGAGAgggagttttttctttctttctttctttcttcttcttctttaatttccATGAATGTGCAGGCAGACTGTATGTTCTACTCCCTAGTTTTCATAGACTCCCTCAGGGCAACATAGTAGGTTTAAATTAGGGATTAATTGACTGTTTGCATGCATGTGTAAAAAGGAATAAAACTTCATACATATTTTCTTGGAGCTACAATTTTACACGAGagattttaatttgaatttagctatcatataatataagttAGTGCGTAATATTTACAGTGAGACCTATTACATATAACtttaaacaaatcaaaataacACTATTTTTTAGTATAGCTGATGTAGttagtttataaaaaataagacatataaataatttcacgTGCATGCAGGTGAAGGCTTGTTGGGGTTAACCTACCCAGGATGTGCTGAGACTTATGAATCACAAACGTCACAGGAGTTATCAAGACGCAGGAGCAGCCAGATGGCACAGCTGCAAGGAGAGAGATCAATAAGATCAGATCAGCACCAGAGGATACACCGGATTCGCCGGGGAGACATCCTGGCCATTCCAGCTGGTGTGGTCCACTGGAGCTACAATGACGGCAATGAAGAGCTCGTTGTCTTCGCTGTCGTGGATCTCAATAACCATGATAACCAGCTTGACCGCAGATTT
This is a stretch of genomic DNA from Carya illinoinensis cultivar Pawnee chromosome 3, C.illinoinensisPawnee_v1, whole genome shotgun sequence. It encodes these proteins:
- the LOC122305787 gene encoding uncharacterized protein LOC122305787, with amino-acid sequence MSWLSVKLPPATKIWKSFTSKLQSKLHKLQRSKVMIKKPQNRLKKTTALPRCGVWPSLLSEKRFERKKRLVHAHHVDHLRHHRQVRVFEKRSTAQLVYVDKLFIEPGAELVQYVKPLQTSCQPSAKNMKHLDQPAVVLQQQQGGRLTEKAISGDDMWESLVLASPLLRGVDERAEEFIARFRAEMEVQEMFARVS